Proteins encoded together in one Coffea arabica cultivar ET-39 chromosome 2c, Coffea Arabica ET-39 HiFi, whole genome shotgun sequence window:
- the LOC113723981 gene encoding beta-galactosidase 13-like, which produces MAHQHYRILVLALLLLLASSAAGVGRKKKTVTYDSRSIIIDGSRELLFSGSIHYPRSPPEMWPELIQQAKEGGLNVIQTYVFWNLHEPVQGQFNFDGNNDIVKFIKMIGEQGLYVTLRVGPYIEAEWNAGGFPYWLREVPNITFRSYNEPFMHHMQRYTDTIIDLMKKNKLFAPQGGPIIMAQIENEYNNVQLAYRDLGKKYVDWAANMAVSLYDQVPWVMCKQKDAPPTVISTCNGRHCGETFRGSNGPNKPTLWTENWTAQYRTFGDPPAQRAAEDIAFAVALFFARNGTLNNYYMYHGGTNFGRTSSSFVTTRYYDEAPLDEYGLPREPKFGHLRDLHRALRLSKKALLWGTPSVQQIEQDLQVITYDNPNVQNVCAAFLINNRTTTPATISFRGVDYYLPAKSISILPDCKTVVYNTVTIASQHNSRNFEESSKVGVLDWEFFPESIPSMDQLSQESKAPLELYGLTKDTSDYAWYRTSIHFDKRDLPMKAGVLPVLQALSLGHALLAFVNGEYIGFQHGNNIEKSFVFQKPISLKPGVNEISLLGMTVGFPNSGAYMEKRFAGPRVVTLQGLMSGTLDITMNNWKHQVGLNGERLQYFTEEGSSKVGWKKLNAAGNLGGVNAPLTWYKTYFDAPEGNGPVAIQMDKMAKGMIWVNGRNIGRYWVSFLSPLGQPTQSEYHIPRAFLKQTKNLLVVLEETGGDPREIKLVTVNRDTICSFITEYHPPQVKSWVRTGDQMRAVVENITSGAHLNCPGNKVIKAIEFASFGDPYGVCGTFAIGECNAPNALQIAEQYCKGKKECTIPMDKGLFFGANDACPHIAKTLAVQARCGNPGNNSS; this is translated from the exons ATGGCTCATCAGCACTATCGAATCCTTGTGTTGGCACTCCTTTTGCTGTTAGCATCTTCTGCTGCTGGGGTTGGCAGAAAGAAAAAGACAGTCACCTATGACAGCCGCTCAATCATCATCGACGGTAGCAGAGAACTGCTCTTCTCCGGTTCAATTCATTATCCCCGTAGCCCTCCTGAG ATGTGGCCGGAGCTCATACAACAGGCTAAAGAAGGAGGTTTAAACGTAATCCAGACCTATGTATTCTGGAATCTCCATGAGCCTGTTCAGGGCCAG TTCAATTTTGATGGCAACAATGATATTGTCAAATTCATTAAAATGATCGGGGAGCAAGGCCTGTACGTGACTCTCAGAGTTGGACCTTATATTGAGGCCGAATGGAATGCAGG AGGATTTCCGTATTGGTTGAGAGAGGTCCCAAACATCACATTCCGCTCTTACAATGAACCATTCATG CACCACATGCAAAGATATACTGATACCATCATCGATTTGATGAAAAAGAATAAGTTATTTGCACCTCAGGGTGGTCCTATCATTATGGCTCAG ATTGAGAACGAATACAACAACGTCCAACTTGCATATAGGGATCTGGGCAAGAAATATGTCGACTGGGCAGCAAATATGGCTGTGAGTCTGTATGATCAAGTCCCATGGGTCATGTGCAAACAGAAGGATGCCCCTCCGACAGTG ATTAGTACCTGCAACGGAAGGCACTGCGGAGAGACATTCCGtggttcaaatggtccaaataAGCCTACCCTCTGGACCGAGAACTGGACCGCTCA GTACAGGACATTTGGTGATCCTCCAGCACAAAGAGCAGCAGAAGATATTGCCTTTGCTGTAGCTCTCTTCTTTGCCAGGAATGGAACCCTTAACAATTACTACATG TACCACGGCGGAACAAATTTTGGTCGAACAAGCTCTTCCTTTGTGACAACTCGCTACTATGATGAGGCTCCCTTGGATGAATACG GCCTGCCCAGGGAACCCAAATTCGGTCACCTCAGAGACTTGCACAGGGCCTTAAGATTGTCCAAAAAGGCTTTGCTTTGGGGCACTCCAAGCGTACAGCAGATTGAACAGGACTTACAG GTCATAACATACGACAATCCCAATGTTCAGAATGTTTGTGCTGCTTTCTTGATTAACAATCGTACAACAACTCCAGCCACGATAAGTTTTAGGGGTGTGGATTACTATTTGCCTGCAAAATCCATTAGCATCCTGCCAGACTGCAAGACTGTAGTTTACAACACTGTAACG ATTGCGTCACAACACAACTCAAGAAACTTCGAAGAATCAAGCAAGGTGGGAGTTCTTGACTGGGAATTTTTTCCAGAAAGCATCCCAAGCATGGACCAGTTGTCACAGGAGAGCAAGGCACCATTGGAGCTGTACGGTCTGACAAAGGATACTTCAGATTATGCCTGGTACCGCACCAG CATCCATTTTGACAAACGCGACTTACCAATGAAGGCTGGAGTTCTCCCAGTCCTCCAGGCTTTGAGTCTTGGTCACgcattgcttgcttttgtgaATGGAGAGTACATAG GATTCCAACATGGAAACAACATCGAGAAGAGCTTTGTATTCCAGAAACCTATTAGCTTGAAACCTGGTGTTAACGAGATTTCATTGTTGGGAATGACTGTTGGATTTCCG AATAGCGGAGCCTACATGGAGAAGAGGTTTGCTGGACCACGAGTTGTGACACTCCAAGGTTTGATGTCTGGTACACTTGACATCACAATGAACAATTGGAAGCACCAGGTTGGCTTAAATGGAGAAAGGCTCCAATATTTCACTGAAGAAGGCTCAAGCAAAGTGGGCTGGAAGAAGTTAAACGCAGCAGGAAACTTAGGCGGGGTAAATGCTCCCCTTACATGGTACAAG ACATATTTTGATGCTCCAGAGGGCAATGGTCCAGTTGCCATCCAAATGGATAAAATGGCCAAGGGGATGATCTGGGTCAACGGCAGAAACATCGGTCGCTATTGGGTATCTTTCCTCTCTCCCCTGGGGCAACCTACTCAATCTGA GTACCATATTCCAAGAGCTTTCTTGAAGCAAACTAAGAATCTCCTAGTTGTTCTAGAGGAAACCGGAGGAGATCCAAGAGAAATCAAGCTCGTAACAGTCAACAGAGATACCATTTGCAGCTTCATCACCGAATATCACCCACCCCAAGTGAAATCATGGGTAAGGACTGGAGACCAAATGCGCGCAGTTGTGGAGAATATCACATCAGGAGCTCATCTAAACTGTCCTGGCAACAAAGTAATCAAAGCAATTGAATTTGCAAGCTTTGGTGATCCTTATGGAGTCTGTGGAACATTTGCTATTGGAGAGTGCAATGCGCCAAATGCCCTCCAAATTGCTGAACag TATTGCAAAGGGAAGAAGGAGTGCACAATTCCAATGGATAAAGGACTTTTCTTTGGGGCCAACGACGCTTGCCCACATATTGCAAAAACATTGGCAGTGCAGGCCAGGTGTGGCAACCCAGGGAATAACTCTTCTTAA
- the LOC113723979 gene encoding uncharacterized protein isoform X3 has protein sequence MSKSNGEDDLDLLLSLHDRVLETPPASPAPSSPSPGYLSDDGVPKSRGHADMSVFRDAVQDCLDYDVQAAKKALKSNNSYKRNSDGDTTEVEKFSGLRIRNQVISSVELSNRISDIRFIRLPAIKNLLKGDTLSGCWATIGVLTEKGNQRTSSTGKPFAIWKIGCLDEMTVSLFLFGDAYQRNCNEKAGTVFGLFNCAVRKDNSENGFCLSVYSACNILKIGTSLDYGVCKGKKKDGMACTLVINKRRGIYCTYHRQKTSEKYSLKRTELKGGNLRTAFRDPLKPEGIYLVNPSVNGIKSSKNQAPLKLLSVDGLKKALRGFDSLQKLQLQEN, from the exons ATGTCCAAGTCTAATGGCGAAGACGACCTGGATCTGCTCCTTTCTCTCCATGATAGGGTTTTGGAAACCCCGCCTGCTTCTCCTGCTCCTTCCTCCCCTTCTCCAG GGTATCTATCGGATGACGGGGTGCCAAAGAGCCGGGGCCATGCTGACATGTCAGTTTTTCGAGATGCCGTTCAAGATTGTCTTGATTATGATGTTCAAGCTGCCAAGAAAGCTCTTAAGTCCAACAACAGCTACAAGAGGAACTCGGATGGTGATACTACTGAGGTTGAGAAGTTCTCAGGTTTGAGAATTCG GAATCAAGTTATCTCATCTGTTGAGCTGAGCAACCGTATTTCAGATATCCGGTTTATTCGATTACCGGCCATAAA GAATTTGTTGAAAGGGGATACTCTCTCTGGGTGCTGGGCAACTATTGGAGTTTTAACTGAGAAAGGCAACCAAAGAACTAGTTCTACAGGGAAGCCTTTtgcaatctggaaaattggttgtttggatgAAATGACtgtttctcttttcttgttcGGTGATGCCTATCAGAGAAACTGCAATGAGAAGGCTGGAACTGTCTTTGGTCTTTTTAATTGCGCCGTCCGCAAGGACAACTCG GAAAATGGATTCTGTCTGAGTGTTTATTCTGCTTGTAACATCTTAAAAATCGGCACTTCTTTGGATTATGGAGTCTGCAAGGGGAAGAAGAAGGATGGGATGGCCTGCACATTAGTCATTAATAA ACGTAGAGGAATATATTGCACCTACCATAGAcag aAAACATCAGAAAAATACTCTCTTAAAAGGACAGAGCTCAAAGGAGG GAATTTGAGGACAGCCTTCAGGGATCCTCTGAAGCCAGAAGGAATTTACTTGGTCAATCCTTCAGTTAATGGaataaaatcttcaaaaaatcaAGCACCATTGAAGTTATTGTCTGTAGATGGGTTGAAGAAGGCCTTAAG GGGATTCGATTCCTTGCAGAAGTTACAG CTACAGGAAAATTGA
- the LOC113723979 gene encoding uncharacterized protein isoform X4, which produces MSKSNGEDDLDLLLSLHDRVLETPPASPAPSSPSPGYLSDDGVPKSRGHADMSVFRDAVQDCLDYDVQAAKKALKSNNSYKRNSDGDTTEVEKFSGLRIRNQVISSVELSNRISDIRFIRLPAIKNLLKGDTLSGCWATIGVLTEKGNQRTSSTGKPFAIWKIGCLDEMTVSLFLFGDAYQRNCNEKAGTVFGLFNCAVRKDNSENGFCLSVYSACNILKIGTSLDYGVCKGKKKDGMACTLVINKRRGIYCTYHRQKTSEKYSLKRTELKGGNLRTAFRDPLKPEGIYLVNPSVNGIKSSKNQAPLKLLSVDGLKKALRGFDSLQKLQEN; this is translated from the exons ATGTCCAAGTCTAATGGCGAAGACGACCTGGATCTGCTCCTTTCTCTCCATGATAGGGTTTTGGAAACCCCGCCTGCTTCTCCTGCTCCTTCCTCCCCTTCTCCAG GGTATCTATCGGATGACGGGGTGCCAAAGAGCCGGGGCCATGCTGACATGTCAGTTTTTCGAGATGCCGTTCAAGATTGTCTTGATTATGATGTTCAAGCTGCCAAGAAAGCTCTTAAGTCCAACAACAGCTACAAGAGGAACTCGGATGGTGATACTACTGAGGTTGAGAAGTTCTCAGGTTTGAGAATTCG GAATCAAGTTATCTCATCTGTTGAGCTGAGCAACCGTATTTCAGATATCCGGTTTATTCGATTACCGGCCATAAA GAATTTGTTGAAAGGGGATACTCTCTCTGGGTGCTGGGCAACTATTGGAGTTTTAACTGAGAAAGGCAACCAAAGAACTAGTTCTACAGGGAAGCCTTTtgcaatctggaaaattggttgtttggatgAAATGACtgtttctcttttcttgttcGGTGATGCCTATCAGAGAAACTGCAATGAGAAGGCTGGAACTGTCTTTGGTCTTTTTAATTGCGCCGTCCGCAAGGACAACTCG GAAAATGGATTCTGTCTGAGTGTTTATTCTGCTTGTAACATCTTAAAAATCGGCACTTCTTTGGATTATGGAGTCTGCAAGGGGAAGAAGAAGGATGGGATGGCCTGCACATTAGTCATTAATAA ACGTAGAGGAATATATTGCACCTACCATAGAcag aAAACATCAGAAAAATACTCTCTTAAAAGGACAGAGCTCAAAGGAGG GAATTTGAGGACAGCCTTCAGGGATCCTCTGAAGCCAGAAGGAATTTACTTGGTCAATCCTTCAGTTAATGGaataaaatcttcaaaaaatcaAGCACCATTGAAGTTATTGTCTGTAGATGGGTTGAAGAAGGCCTTAAG GGGATTCGATTCCTTGCAGAAGTTACAG GAAAATTGA
- the LOC113723979 gene encoding uncharacterized protein isoform X2 has protein sequence MSKSNGEDDLDLLLSLHDRVLETPPASPAPSSPSPGYLSDDGVPKSRGHADMSVFRDAVQDCLDYDVQAAKKALKSNNSYKRNSDGDTTEVEKFSGLRIRNQVISSVELSNRISDIRFIRLPAIKNLLKGDTLSGCWATIGVLTEKGNQRTSSTGKPFAIWKIGCLDEMTVSLFLFGDAYQRNCNEKAGTVFGLFNCAVRKDNSENGFCLSVYSACNILKIGTSLDYGVCKGKKKDGMACTLVINKRRGIYCTYHRQKTSEKYSLKRTELKGGNLRTAFRDPLKPEGIYLVNPSVNGIKSSKNQAPLKLLSVDGLKKALSNAGKLTTNVCSQGIRFLAEVTGKLSPKEPLNNSNKRLSTSTKKGRQIEKSYEEPETKRVKLSQSQGERVNFVGEKMIELDFVSSDEEV, from the exons ATGTCCAAGTCTAATGGCGAAGACGACCTGGATCTGCTCCTTTCTCTCCATGATAGGGTTTTGGAAACCCCGCCTGCTTCTCCTGCTCCTTCCTCCCCTTCTCCAG GGTATCTATCGGATGACGGGGTGCCAAAGAGCCGGGGCCATGCTGACATGTCAGTTTTTCGAGATGCCGTTCAAGATTGTCTTGATTATGATGTTCAAGCTGCCAAGAAAGCTCTTAAGTCCAACAACAGCTACAAGAGGAACTCGGATGGTGATACTACTGAGGTTGAGAAGTTCTCAGGTTTGAGAATTCG GAATCAAGTTATCTCATCTGTTGAGCTGAGCAACCGTATTTCAGATATCCGGTTTATTCGATTACCGGCCATAAA GAATTTGTTGAAAGGGGATACTCTCTCTGGGTGCTGGGCAACTATTGGAGTTTTAACTGAGAAAGGCAACCAAAGAACTAGTTCTACAGGGAAGCCTTTtgcaatctggaaaattggttgtttggatgAAATGACtgtttctcttttcttgttcGGTGATGCCTATCAGAGAAACTGCAATGAGAAGGCTGGAACTGTCTTTGGTCTTTTTAATTGCGCCGTCCGCAAGGACAACTCG GAAAATGGATTCTGTCTGAGTGTTTATTCTGCTTGTAACATCTTAAAAATCGGCACTTCTTTGGATTATGGAGTCTGCAAGGGGAAGAAGAAGGATGGGATGGCCTGCACATTAGTCATTAATAA ACGTAGAGGAATATATTGCACCTACCATAGAcag aAAACATCAGAAAAATACTCTCTTAAAAGGACAGAGCTCAAAGGAGG GAATTTGAGGACAGCCTTCAGGGATCCTCTGAAGCCAGAAGGAATTTACTTGGTCAATCCTTCAGTTAATGGaataaaatcttcaaaaaatcaAGCACCATTGAAGTTATTGTCTGTAGATGGGTTGAAGAAGGCCTTAAG TAATGCAGGCAAATTAACAACTAATGTGTGTTCGCAGGGGATTCGATTCCTTGCAGAAGTTACAG GAAAATTGAGTCCAAAAGAACCGCTAAATAATTCGAACAAAAG GTTATCAACTTCAACGAAAAAGGGTCGTCAGATAGAAAAATCATATGAAGAACCAGAAAcgaaaagggtaaaattgtcgCAGAGTCAAGGAgagagagtgaattttgttgGAGAAAAAATGATCGAATTAGATTTTGTTAGTTCAGATGAAGAAGTTTGA
- the LOC113723979 gene encoding uncharacterized protein isoform X1: MSKSNGEDDLDLLLSLHDRVLETPPASPAPSSPSPGYLSDDGVPKSRGHADMSVFRDAVQDCLDYDVQAAKKALKSNNSYKRNSDGDTTEVEKFSGLRIRNQVISSVELSNRISDIRFIRLPAIKNLLKGDTLSGCWATIGVLTEKGNQRTSSTGKPFAIWKIGCLDEMTVSLFLFGDAYQRNCNEKAGTVFGLFNCAVRKDNSENGFCLSVYSACNILKIGTSLDYGVCKGKKKDGMACTLVINKRRGIYCTYHRQKTSEKYSLKRTELKGGNLRTAFRDPLKPEGIYLVNPSVNGIKSSKNQAPLKLLSVDGLKKALSNAGKLTTNVCSQGIRFLAEVTATGKLSPKEPLNNSNKRLSTSTKKGRQIEKSYEEPETKRVKLSQSQGERVNFVGEKMIELDFVSSDEEV; the protein is encoded by the exons ATGTCCAAGTCTAATGGCGAAGACGACCTGGATCTGCTCCTTTCTCTCCATGATAGGGTTTTGGAAACCCCGCCTGCTTCTCCTGCTCCTTCCTCCCCTTCTCCAG GGTATCTATCGGATGACGGGGTGCCAAAGAGCCGGGGCCATGCTGACATGTCAGTTTTTCGAGATGCCGTTCAAGATTGTCTTGATTATGATGTTCAAGCTGCCAAGAAAGCTCTTAAGTCCAACAACAGCTACAAGAGGAACTCGGATGGTGATACTACTGAGGTTGAGAAGTTCTCAGGTTTGAGAATTCG GAATCAAGTTATCTCATCTGTTGAGCTGAGCAACCGTATTTCAGATATCCGGTTTATTCGATTACCGGCCATAAA GAATTTGTTGAAAGGGGATACTCTCTCTGGGTGCTGGGCAACTATTGGAGTTTTAACTGAGAAAGGCAACCAAAGAACTAGTTCTACAGGGAAGCCTTTtgcaatctggaaaattggttgtttggatgAAATGACtgtttctcttttcttgttcGGTGATGCCTATCAGAGAAACTGCAATGAGAAGGCTGGAACTGTCTTTGGTCTTTTTAATTGCGCCGTCCGCAAGGACAACTCG GAAAATGGATTCTGTCTGAGTGTTTATTCTGCTTGTAACATCTTAAAAATCGGCACTTCTTTGGATTATGGAGTCTGCAAGGGGAAGAAGAAGGATGGGATGGCCTGCACATTAGTCATTAATAA ACGTAGAGGAATATATTGCACCTACCATAGAcag aAAACATCAGAAAAATACTCTCTTAAAAGGACAGAGCTCAAAGGAGG GAATTTGAGGACAGCCTTCAGGGATCCTCTGAAGCCAGAAGGAATTTACTTGGTCAATCCTTCAGTTAATGGaataaaatcttcaaaaaatcaAGCACCATTGAAGTTATTGTCTGTAGATGGGTTGAAGAAGGCCTTAAG TAATGCAGGCAAATTAACAACTAATGTGTGTTCGCAGGGGATTCGATTCCTTGCAGAAGTTACAG CTACAGGAAAATTGAGTCCAAAAGAACCGCTAAATAATTCGAACAAAAG GTTATCAACTTCAACGAAAAAGGGTCGTCAGATAGAAAAATCATATGAAGAACCAGAAAcgaaaagggtaaaattgtcgCAGAGTCAAGGAgagagagtgaattttgttgGAGAAAAAATGATCGAATTAGATTTTGTTAGTTCAGATGAAGAAGTTTGA